The Pseudomonas sp. S06B 330 genome contains the following window.
TTGCCAATCTCGAAGGCGTTGGACAACTGCGTGGAAGCCTGCTGGGTGTCGCTGACCTTATTGATGGCCTGCCCCAGCATGTCGGCAAAATTGCTCGAGCCCAGCTCAGGCGCGGCTGCCGCTTTGGGCATAGACATAGCGTCCATTTGCATGGCCCGCATGTCCAACATCAATCGATTAAACTCAACACCTTGGCTCATGTACTTCTCTCTCCGACGGCCCGCATTTTTTTGACACTCACGCAGCGGATACGCAGGACATAGCAACAAAAGTGCCAGCTCTGCGTCATCGCCGTACAAAAACGCGAATATTCAACCCTTCAACTGGCGTACAGACTGGCCTCAACGTCCATTCCGGCATCACGCATCTGCGCCAGCTTGTAACGCAGGGTCCGCGGGCTGATACCCAAACGCTCGGCGGCCTCTTTGCGACGCCCGCGCTCGGCGCGCAGGGTATCGATGATCATCTGGAACTCATGACGGCGCATGTCATCACCCAGGCCACCCAGCGCCTCGCCCTCCGGCTGTGGCGGCGGCGCTTGTACCGGCGCAGTAGTGAACATCGGCATAGCGCCCGCCAGACAAAAATCTGCCGCCTCGATCACCCCGCCCTGCTGCAGGATCAAGGCTCGTTGAATGGCGTTATCCAGCTCACGCACATTACCCGGCCAGGCATACCCTTGCAGGCAAGCCTTGGCGTCAAGCGACAGGCGCACTGGCGCATGCTTCATTTTATTGACGTGACGGGCCAGCAGTCGCTCAGCCAACGGCAGAATATCGGCACTGCGTTCACGCAGTGGCTGCCAGGCCAAAGGGAACACCGACAGGCGATAGAACAGGTCTTCACGGAAACGCCCGGCCGCCACCTCACCGGCCAGGTCCCGGTTGGTGGTGGCGACGACACGGATATCCAGGGCAATCGGCTTACGCCCACCAACCCGCTCCACTTCCCGCTCCTGCAAAACCCGCAGCAGCTTGGCCTGTAACCCCAAGGGCATTTCGGAAATCTCATCGAGCAACAAGGTGCCGCCGTGCGCCTGCTCGAACTTGCCCGCCTGGGCAGCGATAGCCCCGGTGAACGACCCCTTCTCGTGACCGAACAAGGTCGCCTCAAGCATGTTGTCCGGAATCGCCGCGCAGTTGATCGCCACGAACGGCTGGTTGACCCGCGTCGATTGCTGATGAATGAACCGCGCCAGGACTTCTTTGCCAGTCCCTGACTCGCCGGAAATCAACACCGTCGAATCACTGCGCGCCACACGCGCCGCCA
Protein-coding sequences here:
- the fliE gene encoding flagellar hook-basal body complex protein FliE: MSQGVEFNRLMLDMRAMQMDAMSMPKAAAAPELGSSNFADMLGQAINKVSDTQQASTQLSNAFEIGKSGVDLTDVMIASQKASVSFQALTQVRNKLVQAYQDIMQMPV
- a CDS encoding sigma-54-dependent transcriptional regulator; this translates as MKAIKVLLVEDDRALRQALGDTLELGGFDYLAVGSAEEALEAVAQDAFSLVVSDVNMPGMDGHQLLGLLRARQPQLPVLLMTAHAAVERAVEAMRQGAVDYLVKPFEPRALLDLVARHALGVVAGVADEGPVACEPASAQLLELAARVARSDSTVLISGESGTGKEVLARFIHQQSTRVNQPFVAINCAAIPDNMLEATLFGHEKGSFTGAIAAQAGKFEQAHGGTLLLDEISEMPLGLQAKLLRVLQEREVERVGGRKPIALDIRVVATTNRDLAGEVAAGRFREDLFYRLSVFPLAWQPLRERSADILPLAERLLARHVNKMKHAPVRLSLDAKACLQGYAWPGNVRELDNAIQRALILQQGGVIEAADFCLAGAMPMFTTAPVQAPPPQPEGEALGGLGDDMRRHEFQMIIDTLRAERGRRKEAAERLGISPRTLRYKLAQMRDAGMDVEASLYAS